The Verrucomicrobiia bacterium genome contains the following window.
ATGCCGCCGACGTGAAGCTCCGGCTTGGCCAGGGCATCACCGGCTGGGTCGCACGCAAAGGCCTGCCCGTGCGTCTCGGCGATGTCACCAAAGACCCGCGCTACGTTTCCATCCGCTCCCAGGTGCATTCGGAAGTCGCCGTGCCGCTGGTCGTGAATGGCGAAATCCGCGGCGTCCTCAACGTGGATTCCGAGCGCAAGGAAGCCTTCAGCGCCGCCGACCAGGAATTGATGGAATCGCTCGCGCTCTCTGCCGCGAAGGTGATTCACAACACCTGGCTTTACGAACAGTTACGGCTCAAGGCGCGCCTGTTCGAGACGCTTTCGCGCGTCGGCAAGACCATCAATTCCGCGTTGAACCTTGATGACGCCCTGCTCGTCATCACGCGCGAGGCGTGCCTGATGATGCAGGCGAGGATGTGCTCGCTGATGATGCTCGACGACACTCGCGAATGGCTCGAACTGCGCGCCAGCCACGGCGCGGCGGAAGCCTATCGCGAGAATCCCAAAATCAGCGCGGAAGAATCCTTGATCGGCATCGTCGTGCGCCGCCGCAAACCCTTGCAGGTCGAGAATGTCCAAACCTCATCCCGTTACACCTCCGCCAATCTGGCCCGGCGCGAAAAACTGTTCTCGCTGCTCAGCGTCCCGTTGATTTTCGCGGGCGAAGCCATCGGCACGCTCAGCATTTATACTGGCGTGGCGCATAAATTTTCCGACGAGGAAATCCGCATTCTCTCCGCGCTGGCCGAGCTTTCCGCCATCGCCATCGAAAAGGCGCGCCTGTATGAACGCGTCGTGGATGTCGAGGAACAGTTGCGGCAAAACGAAAAACTTTCCGCGCTCGGCTTGCTCGCCGCCGAGGTCGCGCATGAAATTCGCAATCCGCTTACGGTGATGAAAATGCTTTATCACTCGCTCGATCTGAAATTTCCCCGCACCGATCCGCGCCAGAAGGACGCGGAAATTCTCGGCGAAAAAATCGAGCACCTGAACAAGATCGTGGAACAGATCCTTGCGTTCGCGCGCACAACCGAGCCGGATTTTCTGCCGGTGAATTTGAACGAGGTCATCGAGGAACTTGGCTTGCTCGTGCGCCACAAATTGCGCAATCAAAACATCGCCTTCATCCACAAGCTCGATCCCAGGCTGCCCTCGGTGATGGCCGATGCCACGCAGCTTGAGCAGGCATTTCTCAATTTGATTCTCAACGCCGGCGAAGCGATGTCGCGCAGCGGCGGCGGCAAACTCACGGTAAGCACAAGTCAAATCGTGCCACCCGAAGGCGGCAAGCCGACCCATGTCGCCATCGAATTTCGCGACACCGGCGAAGGCATGACCGAAGAACAGCGGCGGCGCGCATTTTCCTCCGTGCTTTCCACGACGAAAGCCAAAGGCACGGGACTCGGCCTCGCCATCGTCGGCCGCGTGGTTGAAACCCACCGAGGAGAATTGCAGATTCGTTCGCGGCTCGGCCAAGGCACGGCCATCAGCGTGATTTTACCATTATAGAAAAGTCGAAATGCGTGACCTGAACGCTCCCCGGGAAAATGGCATCACTAAAAGCCACGACGAACTTCTGTATTGCATACGACCCGGAAAAAACTATTCGTGCTCGAGATCGGCAGCGTCACTTGCTGAACGCTCGTGGTGAGGACATCGTTCCACTCATTTCCCGCCAGCGAATTGATCTGCTGCTGCAAAACGTACGGCGCAGTTCCACCGGTCCACGATAAATTCACGTTCGTTGCCGTGTGCGAAATCGCCAGGGTGATCGCTTGCACGACCGTCACCACCATCGCGTCGTACGCCACCGCATGCACACCGTCCGCGGCGCTCAATTCCAGCGTATAAACTCCCGGTTCGCTGAATGTTGCGGCGGTGTTGGTTAACACGTCGGCAAACGTCACCAAGCCCGGGCCGGAATATTGTTTCCATTGAACCACCGGCATCGCACCGGTAAAGGCAACCGCTCCATTTAATGGCGCGGCGGCTCCGATGACAATGGATTGATCCGCACCGGCATTGGCCGTCGGCGCGCCGGGCGAACGCGGTCCTTCGTTCGGCCCGGTGCTTTGCACGATTTCAAAATTGGTGATGCTGACGCTCGTCAGATCGTTGAAACAATTCGCCGGCCAGCGGTCGTCCGGCGTGACCGAGATGGAGAAAAAATTTCCGTTGTCAGCCACCAGCGCGCCGTATTTTTTCAAGCCGAGCAGAATCGCCTTTTCTTCTCTCGTCCAATTCACGGGAATATAAAAATTGGATTTTAGCCGCACGCGCTGGCCCATGGACGGAAGATTGACGCTGGTGTTGGTGGAGGCCGAGGCGAAGTGCGTGGCGGGATAAATATAATTTTCGTAAAGCGAGCGTTTGACCACGATGCGGCAGGCGTGTTCGACCATGCCGCGCTCGGCTTCATCGTAACGCACGAGCGCGCTGAACATCGGCAAACCCGCCGCATCGCCGGACGTCCAGCCCGCCGGGCGCAGGCCATTGGTATTGAGATTAAACTTCGCGCCGTTGGAAGCTTGCCAGTTTGTGCCAACCAATCGCGTGAGCCACGTTTCCCAAAAATATCCCGCGCCCGGTTCCACCATAATCGAATGGCGGTCGCCATTATTAATATTGGTTTGCCATTGCAAAAGTGAAAGCGATGTTCCGGTCGGCCACGTCTCAATCGGAAGATTGACGGGAATGGGGTACAAACCATCGGGCGAAACGCCGCCATCCAAATCCGACTCGTCCGGGTAATTGAAAAAATCAATCGCTTGGCGCGGCTGATTGTCCGGCACGAGCACGAAGTTCATTTCCATCTCGGCGATGAGTGTGCGGCGATTAG
Protein-coding sequences here:
- a CDS encoding GAF domain-containing protein, which gives rise to MSDELNELKARYARLELLYQVGNIIHSTLEPQTALQLIIEQAVRVMKASSGSVVLINPTSGFLEIHASMGLPPNAADVKLRLGQGITGWVARKGLPVRLGDVTKDPRYVSIRSQVHSEVAVPLVVNGEIRGVLNVDSERKEAFSAADQELMESLALSAAKVIHNTWLYEQLRLKARLFETLSRVGKTINSALNLDDALLVITREACLMMQARMCSLMMLDDTREWLELRASHGAAEAYRENPKISAEESLIGIVVRRRKPLQVENVQTSSRYTSANLARREKLFSLLSVPLIFAGEAIGTLSIYTGVAHKFSDEEIRILSALAELSAIAIEKARLYERVVDVEEQLRQNEKLSALGLLAAEVAHEIRNPLTVMKMLYHSLDLKFPRTDPRQKDAEILGEKIEHLNKIVEQILAFARTTEPDFLPVNLNEVIEELGLLVRHKLRNQNIAFIHKLDPRLPSVMADATQLEQAFLNLILNAGEAMSRSGGGKLTVSTSQIVPPEGGKPTHVAIEFRDTGEGMTEEQRRRAFSSVLSTTKAKGTGLGLAIVGRVVETHRGELQIRSRLGQGTAISVILPL